In one window of Paraburkholderia sp. PREW-6R DNA:
- a CDS encoding RES family NAD+ phosphorylase, whose product MTLTVWRVVTARYADNAFSGEGARLYGGRWNPKGVALIYTAQTQSLALLEMLVQDSPLRARYVMIPAQIPEILIERVDATDLPPDWRDLSARTELQQIGARWAQKLTSAVLAVPSAVVPAEANYLLNPGHPDFSQIAIGRRDEWETDPRLLRRAARNDA is encoded by the coding sequence ATGACCTTGACGGTATGGCGGGTAGTGACAGCGCGGTATGCTGATAACGCCTTCTCCGGCGAAGGCGCGCGACTTTATGGTGGGCGGTGGAACCCGAAAGGCGTCGCGCTCATATATACAGCACAGACCCAATCACTGGCACTCCTCGAGATGCTCGTGCAGGACTCACCGCTGCGAGCACGATATGTGATGATCCCAGCCCAGATTCCTGAGATCCTGATCGAGCGCGTGGATGCTACAGATTTGCCGCCCGACTGGCGGGATCTCAGTGCACGGACCGAGCTGCAACAGATTGGTGCCAGGTGGGCGCAGAAGCTGACGAGCGCAGTGCTTGCAGTGCCGAGCGCGGTCGTCCCTGCTGAAGCCAACTATCTGCTGAACCCTGGTCATCCAGACTTCTCGCAAATCGCAATCGGGAGGCGCGATGAATGGGAGACTGATCCGCGGTTGTTAAGGCGCGCCGCTCGAAACGATGCTTGA
- a CDS encoding helix-turn-helix domain-containing protein: protein MTTSRTITITIREVDRLRTIQLLVDGMLMTLQAAQRLHLSRRQVERLIVRYRSQGASELLSRHREHPGA, encoded by the coding sequence ATGACGACATCTAGAACGATCACCATAACGATCCGCGAGGTTGACCGGCTCAGGACGATCCAGTTGCTGGTCGATGGCATGCTAATGACGTTGCAGGCTGCGCAACGGCTCCATCTGAGCCGGCGTCAGGTTGAGCGGCTGATCGTCCGCTATCGCAGCCAGGGCGCTTCGGAATTGCTGTCACGGCATCGTGAGCACCCGGGCGCCTAA
- a CDS encoding antitoxin Xre-like helix-turn-helix domain-containing protein produces the protein MTVIEKISADSLLGGRAVLRRAPRSGLEWVDIVRHGISSQALDSMLKSIAISQSELAQALDIPERTLARRKREGVFSREESAKLLRLARVAARAAEVFEDLNLAIGWLKSPAAALGDATPLSLLDTDIGADSVMDTLGRLEHGVFA, from the coding sequence ATGACCGTCATCGAGAAGATTTCTGCAGATTCGTTGTTGGGCGGACGCGCGGTCTTGCGCCGTGCCCCTCGGTCGGGTCTCGAATGGGTCGATATCGTCCGTCACGGCATCTCCTCCCAGGCGCTCGACTCAATGCTCAAATCCATTGCAATCTCGCAGTCAGAACTGGCGCAGGCGCTCGATATACCCGAGCGCACCTTGGCGCGGCGCAAGCGCGAAGGCGTCTTCAGCCGCGAGGAGTCGGCCAAATTACTGCGGCTTGCGCGTGTCGCGGCGCGCGCGGCGGAGGTATTTGAAGATCTCAATCTGGCCATCGGGTGGCTCAAGTCGCCGGCGGCCGCACTAGGTGATGCTACCCCGCTCAGCCTTCTCGATACGGACATTGGGGCCGATAGCGTGATGGATACGCTCGGGCGCCTCGAGCATGGTGTTTTTGCATGA